Proteins encoded in a region of the Falco biarmicus isolate bFalBia1 chromosome W, bFalBia1.pri, whole genome shotgun sequence genome:
- the LOC130142065 gene encoding adenosine 5'-monophosphoramidase HINT1-like, giving the protein MLFLVVPKEPITRFSEAEDSGESLLGHLMIVGKKRAAHLGLASGFRMVVDEGPEGGRPVYHVHLRLLGGRQWGWPPG; this is encoded by the exons ATGCTTTTCCTAGTCGTGCCGAAGGAGCCAATTACCAGGTTTTCTGAAGCCGAAGATTCTGGTGAATCC cttcttggGCATTTAATGATTGTTGGCAAGAAGCGTGCTGCTCACCTGGGCCTGGCCAGTGGATTCCGGATGGTTGTGGATGAAGGGCCCGAGGGTGGGCGGCCTGTCTATCACGTACACCTACGTCTTCTGGGTGGCCGTCAGTGGGGCTGGCCGCCTGGCTAA